From Streptomyces cyaneogriseus subsp. noncyanogenus, the proteins below share one genomic window:
- a CDS encoding carbohydrate binding domain-containing protein, with protein sequence MKHPPRRRLRRPLATALAASAVLGLLSTAPALTDTATAAPEAAANSATVFYYTKTRNWDAYNLHYAPDGGSWTTVPGVRMEAACTDWVKKTVDLGSASGLKATFNNGSGVWDNNAGKNYDLGTGTITVKDGVVAHSDPCAGTEPDPGPEPGGNTASVYYSTAAVGWTTTNLHYRPAGGSWTQVPGVGMEPACTGWVRKTVSLGTATSLTAAFNNGNGVWDNNNGKDYTVPAGLSTVKAGVVTKDAKDPCVAEPPDTQAPTVPTEVTAKADGVSILLAWEPSTDNRGVTKYQVTRTGGTKGTQITDVGSTVLSDANLEPQTAYTYTVKAVDAAGNTSAASAAVTATTGDRPPTPPAGKPLGTDPRKDPIYFVLTARFNDGDTSNNRGGNQHVRSGNAAHNDPMFRGDFKGLIQKLDYIKGLGMSAIWVTPVVLNRSDYDYHGYHGYDFYKVDPRLESAGASYQDLINAAHAKGMKIYQDVVYNHSSRWGAKGLFTPTVFGVRDKDWSWYYDEKNEGFEYDGLTIEPKSGKSYYNGDMWSTAEPTGNTCVDWGKPTQWTSPEGYRIYNCQWPNPTSGMFPKALYHNCWLGNWEGEDSRSCWLHDDLADFNTESAPVQNYLIGAYNKYIDMGVDGFRVDTAVHVPRTTWNRRFLPAIQERVTQKFGAEAAKNFLVFGEVGAFVNDKWNRGSVNHSAQFFTWKERKEYSADDAKAALEMYDYENQAGPAAQPTSTNAFLNGNAYHEPDHSKFSGMNIIDMRMHMNFGDANNAFNNGKDSDDATNDATYNVVYVDSHDYGPNKSAERYAGGTDAWAENMSLMWTFRGIPTLYYGSEIEFQKGKKIDCGPSCPLATTGRAYYGDHVAGSVTASDFSKVSSASGAVATTLQQPLVKHVQRLNEIRRAIPALQMGQYSTEGITGGMAYKRRYTDTASGTDSFALVTVTGAATYSGIPNGTYKDAVTGDTQVVTDGKLSVAAPGKGNLRVYVLDLGGKNTAPGKIGTAGPYLK encoded by the coding sequence ATGAAACACCCCCCGCGCCGGCGTCTGAGAAGACCCCTGGCGACAGCGCTCGCAGCATCGGCTGTGCTGGGCCTGCTGTCCACGGCCCCCGCTCTGACCGACACCGCGACCGCCGCACCGGAGGCGGCGGCCAACTCGGCCACCGTCTTCTACTACACCAAGACCCGTAACTGGGACGCGTACAACCTGCACTACGCCCCGGACGGCGGCTCCTGGACAACCGTCCCGGGCGTGCGGATGGAGGCGGCCTGTACCGACTGGGTGAAGAAGACCGTCGACCTCGGTTCGGCGTCCGGGCTCAAGGCCACCTTCAACAACGGGTCCGGTGTCTGGGACAACAACGCCGGCAAGAACTACGACCTGGGCACCGGCACCATCACCGTCAAGGACGGCGTGGTGGCCCACAGCGACCCGTGCGCGGGCACCGAGCCCGACCCGGGCCCCGAACCCGGGGGCAACACGGCCTCCGTCTACTACTCGACCGCAGCCGTGGGTTGGACCACCACCAACCTGCACTACCGGCCCGCGGGCGGCTCATGGACACAGGTCCCCGGCGTCGGCATGGAACCGGCCTGCACCGGCTGGGTCCGCAAGACCGTGAGCCTGGGAACGGCCACCAGCCTCACGGCGGCGTTCAACAACGGCAACGGCGTGTGGGACAACAACAACGGCAAGGACTACACCGTCCCCGCCGGTCTCAGCACGGTGAAGGCCGGCGTCGTCACCAAGGACGCGAAGGACCCCTGCGTCGCAGAGCCGCCGGACACCCAGGCCCCCACGGTCCCCACCGAGGTGACGGCCAAGGCCGACGGCGTCTCGATCCTGCTCGCCTGGGAGCCGTCGACCGACAACAGGGGAGTGACGAAGTACCAGGTCACCCGCACCGGCGGCACCAAGGGCACCCAGATCACCGACGTCGGCTCCACCGTCCTGTCCGACGCCAATTTGGAGCCGCAGACGGCATACACCTACACCGTCAAGGCCGTGGACGCGGCCGGGAACACCTCCGCGGCCTCCGCGGCGGTCACGGCGACCACCGGTGACAGGCCGCCCACGCCCCCCGCGGGCAAGCCGCTGGGCACCGACCCGCGCAAGGACCCCATCTACTTCGTCCTGACCGCCCGCTTCAACGACGGCGACACCTCCAACAACCGGGGCGGCAACCAGCACGTGAGGTCGGGCAACGCCGCCCACAACGACCCGATGTTCCGCGGTGACTTCAAGGGCCTGATCCAGAAGCTCGACTACATCAAGGGCCTGGGCATGTCCGCGATCTGGGTCACCCCGGTGGTCCTGAACCGTTCGGACTACGACTACCACGGCTACCACGGCTACGACTTCTACAAGGTCGACCCCCGCCTGGAATCCGCGGGCGCGTCCTATCAGGACCTCATCAACGCGGCGCACGCCAAGGGCATGAAGATCTACCAGGACGTCGTCTACAACCACTCCTCGCGCTGGGGCGCCAAGGGCCTGTTCACCCCGACCGTCTTCGGCGTGCGGGACAAGGACTGGTCCTGGTACTACGACGAGAAGAACGAGGGCTTCGAGTACGACGGCCTGACCATCGAGCCCAAGTCGGGGAAGTCTTACTACAACGGCGACATGTGGTCCACCGCCGAGCCGACGGGCAACACCTGCGTCGATTGGGGCAAGCCCACCCAGTGGACCTCCCCCGAGGGCTACCGGATCTACAACTGCCAGTGGCCCAACCCCACCTCCGGCATGTTCCCCAAGGCGCTCTACCACAACTGCTGGCTCGGGAACTGGGAGGGCGAGGACTCCCGCTCCTGCTGGCTCCACGACGACCTCGCCGACTTCAACACCGAGTCCGCGCCCGTCCAGAACTACCTGATCGGCGCCTACAACAAGTACATCGACATGGGCGTCGACGGCTTCCGCGTCGACACCGCCGTCCACGTTCCGCGTACCACCTGGAACCGCCGCTTCCTTCCCGCGATCCAGGAGCGCGTCACCCAGAAGTTCGGCGCCGAAGCCGCGAAGAACTTCCTCGTCTTCGGCGAGGTGGGCGCCTTCGTCAACGACAAGTGGAACCGCGGCTCGGTCAACCACTCCGCCCAGTTCTTCACCTGGAAGGAGCGCAAGGAGTACTCCGCGGACGACGCCAAGGCCGCCTTGGAGATGTACGACTACGAGAACCAGGCCGGGCCCGCCGCCCAGCCCACCTCCACCAACGCCTTCCTGAACGGCAACGCCTACCACGAGCCCGACCACAGCAAGTTCTCCGGCATGAACATCATCGACATGCGCATGCACATGAACTTCGGTGACGCCAACAACGCCTTCAACAACGGGAAGGACTCCGACGACGCGACCAACGACGCCACCTACAACGTCGTCTACGTCGACAGCCACGACTACGGCCCGAACAAGAGCGCCGAGCGGTACGCGGGCGGCACCGACGCCTGGGCCGAGAACATGTCCCTGATGTGGACCTTCCGCGGCATCCCGACCCTCTACTACGGTTCAGAGATCGAGTTCCAGAAGGGCAAGAAGATCGACTGCGGGCCGTCCTGCCCGCTGGCGACCACCGGCCGCGCCTACTACGGTGACCACGTCGCCGGCTCCGTCACCGCCTCCGACTTCTCGAAGGTCTCCTCGGCCTCCGGGGCGGTTGCCACCACCCTCCAGCAGCCCCTGGTCAAGCACGTCCAACGGCTCAACGAGATCCGCCGGGCCATTCCCGCCCTGCAAATGGGTCAGTACTCCACCGAAGGCATCACCGGCGGCATGGCCTACAAGCGCCGCTACACGGACACCGCCTCCGGCACCGACAGCTTCGCCCTCGTCACCGTCACCGGCGCAGCCACCTACAGCGGCATCCCCAACGGCACCTACAAGGACGCCGTCACCGGAGACACCCAGGTCGTCACCGACGGCAAGCTGAGCGTCGCGGCACCGGGCAAGGGCAACCTGCGCGTCTACGTCCTCGACCTCGGCGGCAAGAACACCGCACCGGGCAAGATCGGCACGGCGGGCCCCTACCTCAAGTAG
- a CDS encoding glycoside hydrolase domain-containing protein: protein MPKHRLSKKNRYIALTAAGAVVVGGAGIAAQTSMAASAWPAQKTYTGRAFDTCTAPSLTAMKAWKKDAYYGGVAVYVGGKNRGCAQPNLTKSWVKSVNTLGWRIIPLYVGAQPPCQKSRNKERFTAATAAAVGVSNANDAVAKAAALGMKAGSPVYLNMESYDITDKACNDATLTYVRSFTKTLRAKTYRAGLYGFSSSSAKAVATAKDRTNLPGNLWYALWNGQQTTTKDWPWDPKLYTDHSRGHQYKANSKETRGGHTITVDRNAWDAPVAIIG, encoded by the coding sequence ATGCCCAAGCACCGGCTGTCCAAGAAGAACCGTTACATCGCCCTGACCGCGGCGGGTGCCGTCGTCGTGGGCGGCGCCGGGATCGCGGCGCAGACCTCGATGGCCGCCTCCGCGTGGCCGGCGCAGAAGACCTACACGGGCCGGGCGTTCGACACCTGCACGGCGCCCTCGCTCACCGCCATGAAGGCATGGAAGAAGGACGCCTACTACGGTGGCGTCGCGGTCTACGTCGGTGGCAAGAACCGCGGCTGCGCCCAGCCCAATCTGACCAAGTCCTGGGTGAAGTCGGTCAACACGCTCGGCTGGCGGATCATCCCGCTGTACGTCGGCGCCCAGCCGCCCTGCCAGAAGAGCAGGAACAAGGAGAGGTTCACCGCGGCCACCGCTGCCGCGGTCGGGGTGAGCAACGCCAACGACGCGGTAGCGAAGGCCGCGGCGCTCGGCATGAAGGCCGGCAGCCCCGTCTACCTCAACATGGAGTCGTACGACATCACCGACAAGGCGTGCAACGACGCCACCCTCACCTACGTGCGGTCCTTCACCAAGACCCTGCGCGCCAAGACCTACCGCGCCGGCCTCTACGGCTTCAGCAGCTCCAGTGCCAAGGCGGTCGCCACCGCCAAGGACCGCACGAACCTGCCGGGCAACCTCTGGTACGCACTGTGGAACGGCCAGCAGACCACCACCAAGGACTGGCCCTGGGACCCGAAGCTGTACACCGACCACAGCCGCGGCCACCAGTACAAGGCCAACAGCAAGGAGACCCGCGGCGGGCACACCATCACCGTCGACCGCAACGCCTGGGACGCCCCGGTCGCCATCATCGGCTGA
- a CDS encoding HNH endonuclease: MRRLAALYVTLVAALTALPPAVPASAAPGPTVTVTVEQAVTSLPVAPEDRTGYDKTLFSHWTDEDQDGCDTRADVLIQEATTPPDVDARCTAIVGGVWHSYFDKRDYTTARSIDVTQLVPLAESWDSGASRWSAEERQAYANEMEDPRTLVAVAATEVRARGDKDPAQWEPWDDSADCRYLAEWAVVKSRWGMSVDQAELDALITMAAECPTEQITYSRVR, encoded by the coding sequence ATGCGCAGGCTCGCTGCTCTGTACGTCACGCTCGTCGCCGCTCTCACCGCCCTGCCCCCCGCGGTCCCGGCCTCCGCCGCACCTGGCCCGACGGTCACCGTCACCGTGGAGCAGGCCGTCACGAGCCTGCCGGTGGCCCCCGAGGACCGCACCGGTTACGACAAGACGCTGTTCAGCCACTGGACCGACGAGGACCAGGACGGCTGCGACACCCGGGCCGACGTCCTGATCCAGGAGGCGACGACCCCGCCGGACGTCGACGCGCGCTGCACCGCGATCGTCGGTGGCGTGTGGCACTCCTACTTCGACAAAAGGGACTACACGACGGCCCGCAGCATCGACGTGACCCAGTTGGTGCCGCTCGCCGAGAGCTGGGACAGCGGGGCGAGCCGGTGGAGCGCGGAGGAACGGCAGGCGTACGCGAACGAGATGGAGGACCCGCGCACCCTGGTCGCGGTCGCCGCCACCGAAGTCCGCGCCCGCGGCGACAAGGACCCCGCCCAGTGGGAGCCCTGGGACGACAGCGCCGACTGCCGGTACCTCGCCGAGTGGGCGGTGGTGAAGTCCCGCTGGGGCATGTCCGTCGACCAGGCCGAGCTGGACGCCCTGATCACCATGGCCGCCGAGTGCCCCACCGAGCAGATCACCTACAGCCGCGTCCGCTGA
- the uppS gene encoding polyprenyl diphosphate synthase, which yields MAPGAPLKHIACIMDGNGRWAQNRGLDRTHGHLAARSAFEAIVEGALDEGVEWLTLFAFSTENWSRPEEEVTFLVHFLAERVIGRGMSHMHERGVRLRLLGWEDPRIPADVMDRMREAEELTRDNGELQLILAFNYGGRRDLCETVRSLVSRSVTAEEISTETFAQHMALPELPDVDLLLRTGGEHRISNFLLWHCAYAELVFLDVLWPDFRTQHFRHALELYRQRQRRFGTLVTGSVPSPGRPADDGTAWPAATGRPAQPGRTTLLDLPTTIASHLGASLLNGLKETARFALLQLSDDSGQTRRPERRR from the coding sequence ATGGCACCGGGGGCTCCCCTCAAACACATCGCCTGCATCATGGACGGCAATGGCCGCTGGGCCCAGAATCGAGGGCTGGACCGCACCCACGGCCACCTGGCTGCCCGCTCCGCCTTCGAGGCGATCGTGGAGGGAGCCCTGGACGAAGGCGTGGAGTGGCTGACGCTCTTCGCCTTCTCCACCGAGAACTGGTCACGCCCGGAAGAGGAGGTCACCTTCCTGGTGCACTTCCTCGCCGAACGCGTCATCGGACGAGGCATGTCGCACATGCACGAGCGAGGGGTGCGCCTGCGTCTGCTGGGCTGGGAAGACCCCCGCATCCCCGCCGATGTGATGGACAGGATGCGCGAGGCCGAAGAGCTGACCCGCGACAACGGCGAGCTCCAGCTGATCCTGGCGTTCAACTACGGCGGGCGCCGGGACCTCTGCGAGACCGTGCGCTCTCTGGTTTCCCGGAGCGTCACGGCCGAGGAGATCAGCACGGAGACCTTCGCCCAGCACATGGCCTTGCCCGAACTCCCCGATGTCGACCTGCTCCTGCGCACCGGGGGCGAGCACCGGATCTCGAACTTCCTGCTGTGGCACTGCGCTTACGCCGAACTCGTCTTCCTCGACGTGCTGTGGCCCGACTTCCGTACCCAGCACTTCCGGCACGCCCTGGAGCTCTACCGGCAGCGCCAGCGCCGCTTCGGCACCCTGGTTACCGGAAGCGTGCCGAGTCCGGGCCGCCCGGCGGATGACGGGACCGCCTGGCCGGCCGCCACCGGCCGGCCCGCCCAGCCGGGCCGGACCACCCTGCTCGACCTGCCCACGACGATCGCCTCGCACCTGGGGGCCAGCCTGCTGAACGGGCTGAAGGAGACCGCCCGCTTCGCCCTGCTGCAACTCTCCGACGACTCGGGACAGACCCGCCGGCCGGAGCGGCGGCGGTGA
- a CDS encoding DUF3291 domain-containing protein, whose protein sequence is MTASPHADHLAQLNVATLRHPLDDPRMAPFVEMLDPVNAAADAAPGFVWRLVEEGTADATGLRPAGEDVIVNLTVWETQEALWDFTYRSGHLEVMRRRREWFERHVEAHLVLWWIPAGHLPTVGEALERLADLRAHGPSPRAFTFTSSYTAVEAARHLRAAPPARPEQAARSARPASATDPAAV, encoded by the coding sequence ATGACCGCATCCCCGCACGCCGACCACCTCGCTCAGCTCAATGTCGCCACGCTCCGCCATCCCCTCGACGACCCGCGCATGGCGCCTTTCGTCGAGATGCTCGACCCGGTCAACGCCGCCGCCGACGCCGCGCCCGGGTTCGTATGGCGGCTCGTGGAGGAAGGCACGGCCGATGCCACCGGCCTGCGCCCGGCGGGCGAGGACGTCATCGTCAACCTGACGGTGTGGGAGACCCAGGAGGCCCTGTGGGACTTCACGTACCGCAGCGGCCACTTGGAGGTGATGCGGCGGCGCCGCGAATGGTTCGAGCGGCACGTCGAGGCGCACCTCGTGCTCTGGTGGATTCCCGCCGGTCATCTCCCGACCGTCGGGGAAGCTTTGGAGCGGCTGGCCGATCTGCGGGCGCACGGGCCGTCCCCGCGCGCGTTCACCTTCACGTCCTCCTACACCGCCGTCGAGGCGGCCCGGCACCTTCGGGCCGCGCCGCCCGCGCGGCCCGAGCAGGCCGCCCGAAGCGCGCGGCCGGCGTCGGCCACGGACCCGGCGGCGGTGTAG
- a CDS encoding helix-turn-helix transcriptional regulator produces the protein MEDIDAIAALQDPVRRRLYEYVVAQGREVGRNEAAEAAGVARTLAAHHLDRLTEVGLLESGSRRLTGRSGPGAGRPAKVYTRARAERAVSLPVRDYRTAAELLAEAAEEAGLDAGLYAAARRRGESLRGSAAPPGGLEEAMEVLAARGYEPHLEGAEGTEGAKGAEEATDAAPCVVRMRNCPFHAVAERFPPLVCGMNLALLEGLLGTDGPVRARMEARPGECCVVVETSKNNRD, from the coding sequence GTGGAGGACATCGACGCGATCGCGGCACTGCAGGATCCGGTGCGGCGGCGCCTGTACGAGTACGTGGTGGCACAGGGCCGCGAGGTCGGCCGCAACGAGGCCGCCGAGGCGGCGGGGGTGGCGCGCACGCTCGCCGCGCACCATCTGGACAGACTGACCGAGGTGGGGCTGCTGGAGAGCGGCAGCCGTCGCCTGACGGGCCGCTCGGGGCCGGGGGCGGGCCGTCCCGCCAAGGTGTACACGCGGGCGCGGGCCGAGCGGGCGGTGTCGCTGCCCGTCCGCGACTACCGCACGGCCGCCGAGTTGCTCGCCGAGGCCGCCGAGGAGGCCGGGCTGGACGCCGGGCTCTACGCGGCCGCGCGCCGTCGGGGTGAGTCCCTGCGCGGCTCGGCGGCACCCCCCGGCGGACTCGAAGAGGCCATGGAGGTGCTGGCCGCCCGGGGCTACGAACCGCACCTGGAAGGCGCCGAGGGCACAGAGGGCGCCAAGGGTGCCGAAGAAGCGACCGATGCGGCGCCGTGCGTCGTCCGCATGCGCAACTGCCCCTTCCACGCCGTCGCGGAGCGCTTCCCACCGCTCGTCTGCGGCATGAATCTCGCACTGCTGGAGGGGCTGCTCGGCACGGACGGTCCGGTCCGCGCCCGCATGGAGGCACGGCCGGGAGAGTGCTGCGTCGTGGTCGAGACTTCTAAAAACAATCGTGATTGA
- a CDS encoding DUF899 family protein, protein MHLVCHLRDGDHVFETYWTTRRGVEAMDYGYALMDLTVYGRQELWEDSPRVAHRPGHTRRPHPAAEQRTPHPPVAAPTLSCRPPEALRSISNLRCS, encoded by the coding sequence GGCGACCACGTCTTCGAGACGTACTGGACGACCCGGCGCGGCGTGGAGGCGATGGACTACGGCTACGCGCTCATGGACCTCACCGTGTACGGACGCCAGGAGCTGTGGGAGGACTCGCCCCGGGTGGCCCACCGTCCAGGGCACACCCGCCGACCACATCCGGCTGCGGAGCAACGGACGCCCCATCCCCCAGTGGCCGCTCCGACGCTCTCCTGCCGCCCCCCTGAAGCGCTCCGCTCTATCTCCAACCTTCGTTGTTCCTAG